One part of the Bdellovibrio sp. KM01 genome encodes these proteins:
- a CDS encoding ABC transporter substrate-binding protein, translating into MISSRWIFLLALLFSGPSQAETITLVGEDDWAPYSSATQDYKDVQGLAPDIVRAAFKSQGVTAIIRPMPFTRCMMEVDKGNSIGCFDTLINQNTKDNYIFHETPLFQADMLIYGRQNEKAGLKLSDLQGKVVGTTIGYTYPSEFIANKSIKTENGPNEKSQLQKVAAGRIQYAVLWGLTGESILEKNPELRQKVKALGRVSRDSLYVNFSKKHKDGSKYAAVFEKGMQTIIANGTYQKIESEFRKKYHHYE; encoded by the coding sequence ATGATCTCTTCTCGTTGGATATTTCTTCTTGCATTGCTTTTTTCGGGACCTTCCCAGGCCGAAACCATCACTCTGGTGGGCGAAGACGACTGGGCACCATATTCCTCTGCCACTCAGGATTATAAAGATGTTCAGGGCCTTGCTCCCGACATCGTGCGTGCAGCTTTTAAGTCACAAGGTGTGACGGCAATCATACGCCCTATGCCTTTTACTCGCTGTATGATGGAAGTCGACAAAGGCAATTCTATTGGCTGCTTTGACACTCTTATCAATCAGAACACCAAAGATAATTATATCTTTCATGAGACCCCCTTGTTCCAAGCGGATATGCTTATTTATGGCCGCCAAAATGAAAAAGCTGGCTTAAAGCTTTCGGATCTTCAGGGTAAAGTGGTTGGAACCACAATTGGTTACACGTACCCTTCAGAATTTATCGCGAACAAGAGCATCAAAACGGAAAACGGGCCGAATGAAAAATCCCAGCTGCAAAAAGTAGCAGCCGGTCGCATTCAATACGCCGTCCTGTGGGGCTTAACGGGAGAGTCGATTCTGGAAAAGAACCCAGAACTAAGGCAGAAAGTAAAAGCCTTGGGAAGAGTTTCCCGAGATTCCTTGTACGTAAACTTCTCGAAAAAACACAAAGACGGTTCTAAATATGCAGCTGTCTTTGAAAAGGGTATGCAAACCATCATTGCCAATGGAACTTATCAAAAAATCGAATCTGAGTTCCGCAAAAAATATCACCACTACGAATAA
- a CDS encoding Ig-like domain-containing protein gives MGTHVRTGKPSLLRARSNTWIVAISLFLSACSMDAVIGDFNKISTNSITGYIANYSANSSQASAQSLTTCTTPVVNLYKLDSNGERIQPAAASTGVDASGAYTINLQSAGFETEALKSNPMLIEVNGCAAGVFFRPITGYSEQNVNMSSSLLGFMVNTDYKAKLSAALQDNAADLQSLMLILGSPDTMQKSYDILVANTEATDKFTQIFGVGPEALLDASPEVTYVNVPSLLQERVSYQLEADSSHWSQTYTTIYEWKRNASVLGAGKSFSFAPGGNAQGNHTVTLLVGQDDGSGHVNTAKPNKVFTVPLEITNNIPPQPPNFTVTSPSIAGGQPVNTRNLVIGIQTGASLANCDTFSSLLMTESSAMPSESTNFPIVCTQNVTQSLNFTLSAGEGTKTLYLWAKDASGLISTVPTTLTGVLDTVAPTVAISTQPLTQSKSSSQVFAFTGNDGSGSIDHFECKLDADVWASCSSPLSLAGLTEGDHTFNVRAVDTAGNISTPDSKTWHIDLTAPTLMLAGPSAITNSLSSVFTLTGVDTGGSGMGGYQCSLDSGAYASCTAVINYVLAAGSHTFKARAYDVAGNVSNILTHSWTIDTTPPTVTITSKPSATTNATTAVFGFVGTDSGGASISGYECELDAAGFTACTTGKTYSALADGSHTFKVRATDTAGNMSAVTTYTWVINTVTPMASITSSPDSITNQTSATFAFFATPPSGGSIASYQCKLDGGAFSACTSPHTYNGLVQGTHTFTVHSVDNLGNDSDDTSYTWVIDTTNPTLTITDQPASSTNSATAQFKFTGVDTGGGAIEKYYCDIDGGGFAECASPKNLTSLTEGSHTFQVKVMDTAGNTSAVASYTWSVDLTPPTLTLLTKPTSLTNQTTAAFTFSGADAGTIAGYECKIDGGAASSCVSGVSYSSLTAGAHSFEVVAIDDAGNYSSSISYSWTIDLTPPTVTITAKPATNSNSSTATFSFTGMDTGGGAVAGFKCKLDGGAYSSCLSGGSYNSLSEGSHTVYIYATDTAGNDGTPLSYTFTVDTVVPTLTITTPASNGYVIPVGNISAVTFSGACSEEGLAVTLTGVSVVPVLCSGGAYTIVANMSSLPDGTYTIAAVQVDAAGNSGASSSRTVIKDATAPTITVTTPSVVKGGGVISATWTNTEANVASGSSFTVELYDGTTWTSVGTKTATAGANSSVSYSLSGIVVPVVNTGVAKIRVSLTDAAGNSKTSTSGSFAIDSSAPTLSSFTVNGGAASTSNNNVLIGFNGTDSYSNISKICMQISATAPTASSSCWIPVSSYGLTAAKSLVTSSIYYNVGLVSGTYTIYIWLMDAVGNMSTNASTAGVDKGTVVYNSPNPPSISAIQLTSTDTPNSPPSGADLVVGSGQAIYLKWNITSTTGLATNPIKVTYTTDDATEGGVLSSGLANAGNGGCNVTAGYTGCAVFTAPVGTYFRLKIQATDSQGFFTTIASNPLNSGKINFLAGNTDLGLNSSAKSAIIKPTGTFSLAVLDDGRIFVIDTRGLAWVNPTTGVYEILATTAASSSGDGGALTSAKFKSLNGIWVDNNNDVLVADNNYIRKINTKVSPMTISRFIGGGTDTSSYVAVATNYKASVMRHLTVASNGDIYFTGENGLKVRKYTAATGAISLITLSGTGNSSSSTQNNALCTFSNYFVSFDSSGIAERMGWSMASGNASSSCPLGSTSETRAYAQVDPTTGVSQLPAPSRVNSSTGYREYVDFYNDKSGNLYTGYSNSTNAQGIFKFEPVSMTWTRIYGSTNFGTCADGTAHENCGIVAASIAFNSQGQLFYIDGKSNAVRTIDYEGKVRTLVGDRLGSDDGKNALVSRFANLTDVKGWTSSGTNYITMYDFDDVRIREFTPGGSLTTLAGLQYSKMPTNGSTAATNPLTNVYDAAPTRFVLGANGDIYMPRTAATIAKISRATGNWEDINTNGVYGPGPVALSGNKLLVSTFSYNGTLNALVDSRLSIVDTVAKTIGRAAYDGSTTIGNTICADGSLVKGGCAVTGLANDNGYQGAFDVATNSWVVADTNGYRIASFALDASGNMGTLFTAPRAFSKFAINRTSNLSVNHVYICSGGSLYKYDLNNAGAETLLALPNSTFTCDGPISYDSNRNSLLFVYKQNGLQGVAEVVSP, from the coding sequence ATGGGAACGCACGTACGTACTGGAAAACCATCGCTACTGCGCGCACGATCAAATACATGGATCGTGGCGATTTCCCTATTTCTATCCGCATGTTCTATGGATGCGGTGATTGGTGATTTCAATAAGATCTCCACCAACAGTATCACGGGTTACATCGCGAACTATTCTGCAAATTCCAGCCAAGCGTCGGCGCAAAGTCTAACGACTTGTACAACGCCCGTTGTGAATCTTTATAAATTGGATTCGAATGGGGAGAGAATTCAACCTGCCGCTGCCTCCACGGGAGTAGATGCATCCGGTGCCTATACAATTAATCTTCAAAGTGCGGGTTTTGAAACCGAGGCGTTAAAGTCAAATCCGATGCTTATTGAAGTGAATGGATGTGCGGCGGGAGTTTTCTTTAGACCCATCACGGGATACTCCGAGCAAAACGTCAATATGTCGTCGTCCCTGTTAGGCTTCATGGTTAACACGGATTACAAAGCAAAGCTTTCAGCTGCACTTCAGGATAATGCCGCTGATTTGCAATCGTTGATGCTGATTTTAGGTTCGCCAGATACAATGCAGAAGTCCTATGACATCTTGGTGGCGAACACCGAGGCCACTGATAAATTTACGCAGATCTTTGGCGTGGGGCCTGAGGCCTTGTTGGATGCCTCACCTGAAGTGACTTATGTGAATGTGCCATCTTTGCTGCAGGAGCGTGTCTCCTATCAGCTGGAAGCAGATTCGTCGCATTGGTCGCAAACGTATACCACGATATATGAATGGAAAAGGAATGCTTCAGTCCTTGGGGCCGGGAAGTCCTTTTCTTTTGCTCCGGGTGGAAATGCGCAAGGAAACCATACGGTGACATTGTTAGTGGGGCAGGATGATGGTTCCGGTCATGTGAATACGGCAAAGCCAAACAAAGTCTTTACTGTTCCACTGGAGATTACGAACAACATTCCTCCGCAGCCACCGAACTTTACGGTGACGTCTCCGTCGATCGCAGGTGGGCAACCTGTGAATACGCGCAATTTGGTGATTGGTATTCAAACGGGCGCTTCCCTTGCAAACTGCGATACTTTTAGTTCCTTGTTAATGACTGAAAGTTCAGCGATGCCAAGTGAATCTACGAACTTCCCGATTGTGTGTACTCAAAATGTCACGCAAAGTTTGAATTTTACTCTGTCCGCTGGTGAAGGTACAAAAACACTTTATTTATGGGCAAAAGACGCTTCAGGATTGATTTCGACAGTTCCAACCACATTGACGGGTGTTCTGGATACGGTAGCACCGACGGTTGCGATTTCAACTCAACCCTTGACGCAAAGTAAATCCAGCTCTCAAGTCTTTGCTTTCACGGGCAATGATGGCAGCGGCTCAATCGATCACTTTGAGTGCAAGCTCGATGCAGATGTCTGGGCTTCATGTTCAAGTCCTTTGTCGCTTGCGGGTTTAACGGAAGGCGATCACACCTTTAATGTCAGAGCGGTCGATACGGCGGGGAATATTTCCACTCCGGATTCTAAAACGTGGCATATCGATTTAACGGCACCGACTTTGATGCTGGCAGGACCTTCGGCAATTACTAATTCTTTGTCCTCGGTTTTCACTCTGACAGGAGTGGATACGGGGGGCTCTGGCATGGGCGGCTATCAATGCAGTTTGGATTCTGGTGCCTATGCAAGCTGTACTGCCGTGATTAACTATGTCTTGGCAGCAGGCAGTCACACGTTTAAAGCGCGAGCCTATGATGTCGCCGGAAATGTTTCTAACATTCTGACTCACTCGTGGACTATCGATACAACTCCACCGACTGTGACTATTACTTCGAAACCTTCAGCGACGACCAATGCCACAACGGCGGTTTTTGGTTTTGTCGGTACGGATTCGGGTGGTGCAAGTATATCGGGTTACGAGTGTGAACTTGATGCCGCGGGCTTTACAGCTTGTACAACAGGTAAAACTTATTCCGCATTGGCTGATGGCAGCCATACGTTTAAAGTTCGTGCAACAGACACTGCGGGAAATATGAGTGCTGTCACGACATATACGTGGGTAATTAATACTGTCACTCCGATGGCTTCCATTACGTCATCACCAGACAGTATTACGAATCAAACTTCAGCGACTTTCGCCTTCTTTGCCACTCCGCCATCGGGCGGTTCGATCGCAAGTTATCAGTGTAAATTGGATGGTGGTGCCTTCAGTGCTTGTACTTCTCCACACACTTATAATGGATTGGTGCAGGGAACTCATACCTTCACGGTTCACTCCGTGGATAATCTGGGTAATGACAGTGATGATACATCCTATACTTGGGTTATCGATACCACGAATCCGACTTTAACTATTACCGATCAACCTGCTTCAAGTACAAACTCTGCGACGGCGCAGTTTAAATTTACGGGTGTCGATACGGGTGGCGGCGCCATTGAGAAGTACTACTGTGATATCGATGGTGGTGGCTTTGCAGAATGCGCAAGCCCTAAGAATTTGACGTCATTGACTGAGGGCTCCCATACGTTCCAAGTGAAAGTCATGGATACGGCGGGTAATACGTCGGCAGTGGCAAGTTATACGTGGTCGGTGGATTTAACTCCGCCGACACTGACGCTGCTTACGAAACCAACCAGTTTAACGAATCAAACGACCGCGGCGTTTACGTTCAGTGGCGCTGATGCCGGAACTATTGCAGGCTATGAATGTAAAATTGACGGTGGAGCGGCGAGCTCATGCGTATCGGGTGTATCTTATTCTTCTTTGACCGCCGGCGCACACAGTTTTGAAGTGGTTGCGATTGATGATGCCGGAAATTATTCGTCTTCGATTTCCTATTCTTGGACGATTGACTTAACTCCACCGACAGTGACGATCACAGCGAAACCCGCAACTAATTCGAACTCGTCGACCGCGACATTCAGCTTCACGGGTATGGATACGGGTGGTGGTGCAGTTGCCGGCTTTAAATGTAAACTTGATGGTGGGGCTTATTCGTCTTGTCTGTCGGGTGGATCATACAACTCGCTTTCTGAAGGCAGCCATACTGTTTATATTTATGCGACAGACACTGCTGGTAACGACGGTACGCCACTTTCTTACACGTTCACGGTAGATACCGTTGTTCCGACGTTGACGATTACGACACCCGCAAGCAATGGCTATGTGATTCCGGTTGGAAATATTTCTGCTGTTACTTTCAGTGGTGCTTGTTCTGAAGAAGGACTTGCAGTTACTTTGACTGGCGTCAGTGTGGTCCCAGTTTTGTGCTCTGGTGGCGCCTACACGATTGTTGCCAATATGTCTTCGCTGCCAGATGGTACTTATACGATCGCCGCAGTCCAAGTCGATGCCGCTGGAAATAGTGGTGCATCTTCCAGCCGTACTGTTATCAAAGATGCGACAGCACCCACGATCACGGTGACAACTCCGAGTGTGGTTAAAGGCGGGGGAGTCATCTCTGCAACTTGGACGAACACAGAAGCGAATGTGGCTAGTGGTTCTTCGTTCACAGTGGAACTTTATGATGGCACCACATGGACAAGTGTGGGGACTAAAACTGCGACAGCAGGGGCAAACAGCTCTGTGAGCTATTCGCTGTCGGGAATTGTGGTTCCCGTTGTCAATACGGGTGTGGCAAAAATTCGTGTTTCTTTAACGGATGCTGCGGGCAATTCAAAAACTTCGACTTCGGGTTCTTTTGCTATCGACAGCAGTGCACCCACGCTTTCAAGTTTCACTGTAAACGGTGGGGCCGCATCAACAAGTAATAACAACGTCTTGATCGGTTTTAATGGTACGGACAGCTACAGTAATATCTCAAAAATCTGTATGCAAATATCTGCAACGGCGCCGACGGCCTCCAGCAGTTGCTGGATCCCGGTGAGCTCTTATGGTCTGACGGCAGCGAAAAGTCTGGTGACCTCTTCGATTTACTATAACGTGGGTTTAGTTTCTGGAACATATACCATCTATATCTGGTTAATGGATGCCGTAGGCAATATGTCGACGAATGCTTCCACCGCTGGTGTCGACAAGGGCACAGTGGTTTATAACTCACCAAACCCTCCGTCGATCAGTGCGATTCAATTAACTTCGACCGATACACCTAATTCACCTCCGTCAGGAGCTGATCTGGTAGTGGGTTCGGGTCAGGCAATTTACTTGAAATGGAATATTACAAGTACAACAGGACTCGCCACGAATCCAATCAAAGTGACTTATACTACGGACGACGCCACAGAGGGTGGAGTGCTTTCTTCAGGGCTGGCAAATGCCGGCAACGGTGGTTGTAACGTCACTGCAGGTTACACAGGTTGTGCTGTGTTCACTGCTCCGGTGGGTACATACTTCCGTTTAAAAATTCAGGCGACGGATTCTCAAGGTTTCTTTACGACGATTGCAAGCAATCCGCTGAATTCCGGTAAGATTAATTTCTTAGCGGGCAATACAGATTTGGGCCTTAACTCCAGTGCGAAATCCGCAATTATCAAGCCAACAGGGACTTTCTCTCTGGCAGTTCTTGATGATGGTCGCATCTTTGTGATCGATACACGCGGTCTTGCATGGGTAAATCCGACGACGGGTGTGTATGAGATTTTGGCGACGACGGCAGCCTCGTCTTCGGGTGACGGTGGTGCCTTGACCAGTGCCAAGTTCAAATCTCTGAATGGTATCTGGGTTGATAATAACAATGACGTGCTTGTTGCAGATAATAACTACATCAGAAAGATAAACACCAAAGTGAGTCCAATGACGATCTCTCGCTTTATCGGGGGCGGAACTGATACAAGTTCCTATGTCGCGGTGGCGACAAACTATAAAGCGAGTGTGATGAGACATCTGACCGTGGCTTCGAATGGTGATATCTATTTCACCGGTGAAAATGGCTTGAAAGTGCGCAAGTACACGGCGGCCACAGGTGCGATCAGTCTGATCACTCTGTCCGGTACTGGTAATAGCAGTTCCTCCACTCAGAATAATGCCCTTTGTACTTTCAGTAATTACTTTGTGAGTTTCGATTCTTCCGGTATTGCGGAAAGAATGGGTTGGTCAATGGCTTCGGGTAATGCCTCTTCATCTTGTCCATTGGGTTCAACATCAGAAACAAGAGCCTACGCCCAAGTGGACCCAACGACAGGTGTGTCGCAGCTGCCAGCCCCATCCCGCGTGAACTCTTCAACGGGTTACCGCGAGTATGTTGACTTCTATAATGATAAGAGCGGCAACCTGTATACCGGCTACTCCAATTCGACCAATGCGCAGGGCATTTTTAAGTTTGAGCCTGTTTCAATGACATGGACTCGTATCTATGGCAGCACCAATTTCGGAACTTGTGCTGATGGGACCGCTCATGAAAATTGTGGTATCGTAGCGGCTTCTATCGCCTTTAACAGTCAAGGACAGCTATTCTACATCGATGGTAAATCTAATGCGGTTCGGACTATTGACTATGAAGGCAAGGTCAGAACTCTGGTGGGGGACCGTCTGGGATCTGATGACGGAAAAAATGCCTTAGTCAGCCGTTTTGCAAATTTGACGGATGTGAAGGGTTGGACGTCATCTGGTACGAACTATATTACGATGTATGACTTTGATGACGTGCGCATCCGCGAGTTCACTCCTGGTGGATCTTTAACGACGCTTGCGGGCCTGCAGTATTCAAAAATGCCGACCAATGGATCGACCGCAGCCACGAATCCGCTAACGAATGTGTATGATGCCGCTCCGACGCGATTTGTGTTAGGCGCGAACGGAGACATTTACATGCCGAGAACCGCTGCGACTATCGCGAAGATTTCGCGTGCCACCGGTAATTGGGAAGACATCAATACGAATGGAGTTTACGGACCGGGTCCTGTGGCTCTGAGCGGAAACAAACTTCTGGTATCGACGTTTTCTTATAACGGAACTCTAAATGCCCTGGTGGATTCGCGTTTAAGTATCGTGGATACCGTTGCGAAAACAATTGGTCGTGCTGCTTATGACGGCAGTACAACGATTGGAAATACGATTTGCGCCGATGGTTCCCTTGTAAAGGGCGGATGTGCTGTTACCGGGCTTGCGAACGATAACGGTTATCAGGGCGCTTTCGACGTGGCCACGAACAGCTGGGTCGTCGCGGATACCAATGGCTACCGTATTGCCAGTTTTGCCTTAGATGCTTCAGGCAATATGGGCACCCTGTTTACGGCTCCGCGCGCGTTCTCCAAATTTGCGATCAACCGCACCTCCAACTTGTCTGTGAATCACGTCTATATCTGCTCTGGCGGTTCACTATATAAATACGACTTGAATAATGCCGGAGCCGAGACGTTGTTGGCACTGCCAAATTCGACATTTACCTGTGATGGACCGATCTCTTACGATAGCAACCGCAATAGCTTGCTTTTCGTCTATAAGCAAAATGGCCTTCAGGGTGTGGCTGAAGTCGTAAGCCCTTAG
- a CDS encoding glycoside hydrolase family 44 protein codes for MKSIWKKRQRIMSYTALLALMLLFQNCSSTGFETPASTTGSQSTPGTTPSPSPTVTPSPTASASPTVSPTVSPTVSPTVSPTVSPSPTTTPLPAADVTFNIDVNLNRHTISPYIYGSNYETSLFNNIGSFRMGGNRWTTYNWENNATNGGTDYNNSSGNRVCELVNCGNNSEVPGEAVRLGVLLAYKYGAAPVVTIPIVDYVAADKNGTITAPASDTNTRFRRNLDRKPSSVTTPVASLNDNFVYQDEAVTYFQNAFKAELAAGKKIHYMLDNEPAIWKTTHPLIHPQKTSYAEMKEKTIRFASMIKEKAPNAMVFGPVAYGFNEMMSLQDADDRSNGEYMSWYLQQLAAAEKTYGKRLVDVLDMHWGSEARGDGNRVLDETVAQTAGLIAARLQAPRSLWDPNYKETSWIVDDYLKAPLKWIPRLKERIATYYPGTKISFSEYNHGGGGIISGGIAEADVLGIFGREDVYLATHWDREDSPYIYGAMRLFVNYDGAGARVGDISVKAVSTSDDKSSVYAMQSSTDSKKLYIVAINKTSAALSTNISIANAGSFTKYSRYMIYDGVSTPKSMGDTPISGSAFNYSMPAMSVTTMVLSAP; via the coding sequence ATGAAATCTATCTGGAAAAAACGCCAACGTATAATGTCGTATACGGCACTTCTTGCGCTGATGCTCCTGTTCCAAAACTGCTCCAGTACAGGTTTCGAAACACCGGCTAGCACCACAGGCAGCCAATCAACGCCAGGGACAACTCCCAGCCCCTCTCCTACCGTAACCCCTTCGCCGACGGCAAGTGCTTCGCCAACGGTTTCTCCTACAGTAAGTCCTACTGTCAGCCCGACAGTGTCGCCAACCGTGAGTCCGTCACCAACGACAACACCGCTTCCAGCTGCCGATGTGACCTTTAATATTGATGTGAACTTAAATCGTCACACGATTTCTCCTTATATCTATGGTTCAAATTATGAAACCAGCTTGTTCAATAATATTGGTTCCTTCCGCATGGGGGGGAATCGATGGACGACTTATAACTGGGAGAATAACGCGACCAATGGTGGTACCGACTATAACAACTCCAGCGGTAACCGCGTTTGTGAACTTGTGAACTGCGGTAATAACAGTGAGGTTCCGGGTGAGGCTGTGCGCCTGGGTGTTTTGTTGGCCTATAAATATGGAGCCGCTCCGGTTGTGACGATTCCGATCGTTGACTATGTGGCTGCGGATAAAAATGGGACGATCACAGCGCCAGCCTCGGATACGAATACACGCTTTAGAAGAAATCTAGATCGTAAGCCTTCATCGGTGACGACTCCCGTAGCAAGCCTTAATGATAACTTCGTTTATCAAGACGAGGCCGTGACCTACTTTCAGAATGCTTTTAAAGCGGAGCTAGCGGCGGGCAAGAAAATCCACTATATGCTCGATAATGAACCGGCAATTTGGAAAACCACTCATCCGTTGATTCATCCGCAAAAAACTTCCTATGCGGAGATGAAAGAAAAGACGATTCGTTTTGCTAGCATGATTAAAGAAAAAGCCCCGAACGCGATGGTGTTTGGTCCTGTGGCTTATGGCTTTAACGAAATGATGAGCTTGCAAGACGCCGACGATCGCAGCAATGGCGAATACATGTCCTGGTACTTGCAACAATTGGCAGCAGCAGAGAAAACTTACGGCAAACGCCTGGTGGATGTTTTGGATATGCACTGGGGTTCTGAGGCTCGCGGTGATGGCAATCGAGTGCTTGATGAGACGGTCGCGCAGACGGCGGGCTTGATTGCGGCACGCTTGCAGGCTCCGCGTTCTTTGTGGGATCCCAACTATAAAGAGACTTCCTGGATTGTAGATGACTATTTAAAGGCGCCTCTCAAGTGGATTCCACGCTTAAAAGAGCGTATTGCAACTTATTACCCGGGCACAAAGATTTCTTTTTCTGAATACAATCACGGTGGTGGCGGCATCATCTCTGGTGGTATCGCGGAAGCTGATGTGTTGGGTATCTTTGGTCGTGAAGATGTATATCTTGCGACTCACTGGGACCGGGAAGATTCACCATACATTTACGGTGCGATGAGATTATTCGTGAATTACGACGGAGCGGGTGCCCGCGTTGGTGATATCTCGGTAAAAGCTGTTTCTACAAGTGATGACAAGTCTTCGGTGTATGCGATGCAGTCATCCACAGACAGCAAGAAGCTTTACATTGTGGCGATCAATAAAACATCCGCAGCGCTAAGTACGAATATCAGTATAGCGAACGCCGGCTCCTTTACCAAATACTCGCGCTATATGATCTATGACGGTGTCTCCACTCCTAAGAGCATGGGTGACACGCCAATCAGTGGCAGCGCTTTTAATTATTCGATGCCGGCGATGAGTGTGACGACGATGGTTCTGTCGGCACCGTAA
- a CDS encoding DUF3750 domain-containing protein, with amino-acid sequence MKKKSLLLVSILFFKSFLAAASDWRTADRSSIGIAPTPQQESRAVVQIYSARTYGWKGNLAVHSWIAYKEKDARQWSIYEVIGYYANRGWPVVRLTHRQPDERWFGNEPTLHLDIRGDAATEMIPNILKAVESYPYPDSYRVYPGPNSNTFVSYVMRNTPGIYTDLPPHAIGKDWIGRAQPVGITESGTGVQLSLFGMLGATVGLAEGIEINLLGMNFGIDFARPALKLPFVGRLGMSDKPVFTVPTEPSSSHSSPASNN; translated from the coding sequence ATGAAAAAAAAATCGCTGTTACTAGTAAGTATTTTGTTTTTTAAATCTTTCTTAGCCGCTGCCAGCGACTGGCGTACTGCAGATCGCAGCTCGATCGGCATAGCTCCGACTCCACAACAAGAATCCCGCGCGGTTGTGCAGATCTATTCTGCACGAACTTATGGATGGAAAGGCAATCTCGCCGTCCACTCGTGGATCGCCTATAAAGAAAAAGATGCCCGTCAGTGGAGTATCTATGAGGTCATTGGCTACTACGCGAATCGTGGATGGCCTGTGGTGCGGTTGACTCACCGTCAACCTGACGAAAGATGGTTTGGCAATGAGCCGACTTTGCATTTGGATATCCGTGGAGACGCCGCGACTGAGATGATTCCGAATATTTTGAAAGCCGTGGAAAGCTATCCTTACCCGGACTCTTACCGCGTTTATCCCGGCCCCAACAGCAACACCTTTGTGTCTTATGTAATGAGAAATACTCCGGGCATTTATACCGACTTGCCCCCGCACGCGATTGGCAAGGACTGGATCGGTCGCGCCCAACCGGTGGGCATCACCGAATCCGGTACGGGTGTGCAGCTTTCATTATTTGGAATGCTGGGAGCCACGGTGGGACTCGCCGAGGGAATAGAAATCAATCTTTTAGGAATGAATTTTGGAATCGACTTTGCCCGACCGGCTTTGAAGTTGCCATTTGTCGGGCGTTTAGGGATGTCAGATAAACCCGTCTTTACGGTGCCGACAGAACCATCGTCGTCACACTCATCGCCGGCATCGAATAATTAA
- a CDS encoding IS1 family transposase — protein MKLKCPHCHLQRDPQNAVRTIRKLGKYYRKSDGQYLTRFWCVRCGKSFSAATTSRAKWQKKRHLNKLIRDLLTGEMSQREIARVLKINRKTVVRKFRFATATAKTELANWNKNFGPSTEVEFDDLETFEHTKYKPLSVTLIVEYSTRRILGFEVAQMPPKGRIVHYAKKKYGLRTDHRPLARAKLFQDVQEFVHPYAVIRSDSNPSYPADVKRFFPYARHETVLGGRGAVVGQGELKKLKWDPIFSLNHTFAMLRANINRLIRKTWCTTKKPGELAGHIALYALEHNRRLATTQ, from the coding sequence ATGAAACTAAAATGCCCACATTGCCATCTGCAAAGAGATCCTCAAAACGCCGTTCGGACGATTCGTAAACTTGGAAAGTATTATCGCAAGTCCGACGGTCAATACCTCACCAGATTCTGGTGTGTTCGCTGCGGCAAAAGCTTTTCTGCAGCTACAACGAGCCGAGCAAAATGGCAAAAAAAACGACATTTAAATAAGCTCATACGCGATCTTTTAACAGGCGAAATGAGTCAACGTGAAATCGCGCGAGTACTGAAGATCAATCGGAAAACGGTTGTTAGAAAATTTCGTTTTGCGACCGCCACAGCAAAAACCGAGCTCGCTAACTGGAATAAAAATTTCGGGCCTTCCACAGAGGTGGAGTTCGACGATCTTGAAACCTTCGAACACACGAAGTACAAGCCTCTTTCAGTAACCTTAATAGTGGAGTATTCCACGCGCAGAATTTTGGGATTCGAGGTTGCCCAAATGCCCCCTAAGGGCCGTATCGTTCATTACGCAAAAAAGAAGTACGGCCTTCGAACGGATCACCGCCCCCTAGCGAGGGCGAAGCTCTTTCAAGATGTGCAAGAATTCGTTCATCCATACGCCGTAATAAGATCGGATTCTAATCCTTCATATCCCGCAGATGTAAAAAGATTCTTTCCCTATGCGAGACACGAAACTGTTTTGGGTGGCCGAGGAGCAGTAGTTGGCCAGGGAGAATTGAAAAAGTTAAAGTGGGATCCGATATTCTCGCTAAATCATACGTTTGCAATGTTGCGGGCAAATATTAATCGATTGATAAGAAAAACGTGGTGCACAACGAAAAAGCCCGGCGAGTTAGCCGGGCATATTGCGCTGTATGCTTTGGAGCATAATAGACGTCTGGCCACCACACAGTGA
- a CDS encoding nuclear transport factor 2 family protein gives MNAQAQQDTLAVGKKLVDYCKRNKVVEAINDLYGKDIESREAFETPGMPAESRGIENALKKNKQWEETMEVHSSQIDGPFPLDDRFAVHFKYDVTDKKTQKKWAMEEVGVYTVKDGKIVKEEFFYSM, from the coding sequence ATGAATGCCCAAGCACAACAGGACACCTTAGCTGTCGGTAAGAAACTCGTCGATTACTGTAAACGCAATAAAGTGGTCGAAGCCATTAACGACCTTTATGGAAAAGACATTGAAAGCCGGGAAGCATTCGAAACACCTGGCATGCCCGCGGAATCCCGAGGGATAGAAAATGCGCTTAAAAAAAACAAACAGTGGGAAGAAACTATGGAGGTTCATTCCTCCCAAATTGATGGGCCATTTCCTTTAGATGATCGATTCGCAGTCCATTTTAAATATGATGTTACAGATAAAAAAACTCAAAAAAAATGGGCAATGGAAGAAGTGGGAGTCTATACAGTGAAAGACGGAAAAATTGTGAAAGAGGAATTCTTTTACTCAATGTAG